In Pseudofrankia saprophytica, one genomic interval encodes:
- a CDS encoding alkaline phosphatase D family protein — protein MTSLLLGPLHRYADASRASVWVETDVPCEVEVRAGEAPRASTPTFTVGGHHFALVTVDGLEAGRAYPYEVWLTPAGEPPGPAVRVWPEPGTAGPPSLLRPVGEGRPVRLVFGSCRVTAPQAKPYTLNSTDDPLGLGTDALHALALRMAETDPGTWPDALLLLGDQVYADHVSPTTAERIRERRDVTAPPGEEIADFTEYCWLYQEAWSQPEIRWLLSTVPTAMIADDHDIRDDWNISAAWRSWVQAQPWWDTRVTGGIMAYWLYQHVGNLSPEARAADPTWRAVTVPTSGDGLDRVDGEGVLRAVARRADQMADLVAPAANDPDGDGSSGGLPAPRWSYRWDLGRTRLVVIDSRLGRVVAPDGTRAMVRDTEWAWVEGQTRHAGEVDHLLLATSVPYLLTPMIHNVEAASERVASGRFGRVLAARAERARQALDLEHWAAFGHSFRQMSRLLCTVATGGHGPAPASVVVLSGDVHHAYLARAHPAGGAAASPVWQAVCSPFRNPLGPGIRRMDALSRLRVSAGVSRLLGRLLGAEKPEFGWTVTEGPWFDSQLATLLLDGRAATLLLEKTEPDGEPGGLDEVLRTPLT, from the coding sequence ATGACCAGCCTTCTCCTCGGACCCCTGCACCGGTATGCCGACGCCAGCCGGGCGTCCGTGTGGGTGGAGACCGATGTCCCCTGCGAGGTCGAGGTACGGGCCGGGGAGGCTCCAAGGGCGAGCACGCCGACCTTCACCGTCGGCGGGCACCATTTCGCGCTCGTGACGGTGGACGGGCTGGAGGCGGGTCGGGCCTACCCCTACGAGGTGTGGCTCACTCCGGCCGGGGAGCCGCCCGGCCCGGCGGTGCGCGTCTGGCCCGAACCCGGGACGGCCGGGCCGCCGAGCCTGCTGCGGCCGGTCGGCGAGGGCCGGCCGGTCAGGCTGGTGTTCGGGTCCTGCCGGGTGACGGCGCCGCAGGCGAAGCCGTACACCCTCAACTCCACGGACGACCCGCTCGGGCTGGGCACGGACGCGCTGCACGCGCTCGCGCTGCGCATGGCCGAGACGGATCCAGGAACCTGGCCGGACGCGCTCCTGCTGCTCGGCGATCAGGTCTACGCCGACCACGTGTCGCCGACGACGGCCGAACGCATCCGCGAGCGACGCGACGTCACCGCGCCGCCCGGCGAGGAGATCGCCGACTTCACCGAGTACTGCTGGCTCTACCAGGAGGCCTGGTCGCAGCCGGAGATCCGCTGGCTGCTGTCGACCGTCCCGACCGCGATGATCGCCGATGACCACGACATCCGGGACGACTGGAACATCTCGGCCGCCTGGCGTTCCTGGGTCCAGGCCCAGCCGTGGTGGGACACCCGCGTCACCGGCGGGATCATGGCCTACTGGCTCTACCAGCACGTGGGCAACCTGAGCCCCGAGGCCCGCGCCGCCGACCCGACCTGGCGCGCGGTGACGGTGCCGACCAGCGGCGACGGCCTCGACCGGGTGGACGGCGAAGGTGTGCTGCGCGCCGTGGCCCGCCGGGCCGACCAGATGGCGGACCTCGTCGCGCCGGCGGCGAACGACCCCGACGGGGACGGGAGCTCGGGGGGCCTTCCGGCGCCGCGCTGGAGCTACCGCTGGGATCTGGGCCGCACCCGGCTCGTCGTCATCGACTCCCGGCTGGGCCGGGTCGTCGCCCCCGACGGGACGCGGGCGATGGTGCGCGACACCGAGTGGGCCTGGGTCGAGGGCCAGACCCGGCACGCGGGCGAGGTCGACCATCTCCTGCTCGCCACGTCCGTGCCCTACCTGCTCACGCCAATGATCCACAACGTCGAGGCCGCCAGCGAGCGGGTGGCCTCCGGCCGGTTCGGGCGGGTCCTGGCGGCCCGGGCCGAACGCGCCCGGCAGGCCCTCGACCTCGAGCACTGGGCCGCGTTCGGCCACTCGTTCCGGCAGATGTCACGGCTGCTGTGCACGGTCGCCACCGGCGGGCACGGCCCGGCGCCGGCGAGCGTGGTCGTCCTGTCCGGCGACGTCCACCACGCCTACCTGGCCCGGGCGCATCCGGCGGGCGGAGCCGCGGCGTCCCCTGTCTGGCAGGCGGTGTGCTCGCCGTTCCGCAACCCGCTCGGTCCGGGCATCCGGCGGATGGACGCGCTGTCCCGGCTCAGGGTCTCGGCCGGCGTCTCCCGTCTGCTGGGCCGCCTGCTGGGTGCCGAGAAGCCCGAGTTCGGCTGGACGGTGACCGAGGGGCCGTGGTTCGACAGCCAGCTCGCCACCCTCCTGCTCGATGGCCGCGCGGCGACGCTGCTCCTGGAGAAGACCGAGCCGGACGGCGAACCCGGAGGCCTCGACGAGGTCCTGCGCACCCCGCTGACCTGA
- a CDS encoding alpha-ketoglutarate-dependent dioxygenase AlkB, whose protein sequence is MVGAPFQASLLDTDLFDPDLLGTAPLDAVPLDTGPTGVGGRGAGSAVRDAPLGAGLRRQWLAGGAWVDVRRRWIAGADSLFERLRAEVPWRAERRPMYDRTVDIPRLLRFYGEGEPLPDPALDAARLALDEHYAAELGEPFATVGLAFYRDGRDSVAWHGDRTGRSATEDTMVAILVLGAPRALVLRPRAGGPAAPRRATHPGGALAGADGRVGADAAAGGHAGSVGAGGPTTIRHELGHGDLLVMGGSCQRTWEHAVPKTARPVGPRISVQFRPRGVR, encoded by the coding sequence ATGGTGGGAGCACCATTCCAGGCATCACTGCTCGACACGGATCTGTTCGACCCGGACCTGCTCGGTACCGCCCCGCTCGACGCTGTCCCGCTCGACACCGGCCCCACCGGCGTAGGCGGGCGGGGCGCCGGATCGGCGGTGCGGGACGCACCACTGGGCGCCGGGCTTCGACGGCAGTGGCTCGCCGGCGGGGCGTGGGTCGACGTGCGGCGGCGCTGGATCGCGGGGGCGGACTCGCTGTTCGAGCGGCTGCGCGCCGAGGTCCCCTGGCGGGCCGAGCGGCGGCCGATGTATGACCGAACCGTCGACATACCCCGGCTCCTCAGGTTCTACGGCGAGGGCGAACCGCTTCCCGACCCGGCGCTGGACGCGGCCAGGCTGGCCCTCGACGAGCACTACGCGGCCGAGCTCGGCGAGCCGTTCGCGACCGTCGGGCTGGCCTTCTACCGCGACGGCCGCGACAGCGTCGCCTGGCACGGCGACCGGACCGGCCGTAGCGCCACCGAGGACACGATGGTCGCGATCCTGGTCCTCGGCGCCCCCCGAGCCCTCGTGCTACGCCCCCGCGCCGGCGGTCCCGCCGCTCCCCGCCGGGCCACCCACCCAGGCGGCGCGCTCGCCGGTGCCGATGGCCGCGTCGGCGCTGACGCCGCGGCGGGCGGGCACGCCGGCAGCGTCGGGGCCGGCGGCCCGACGACGATCCGGCACGAGCTCGGCCACGGCGACCTGCTCGTCATGGGCGGCAGCTGCCAGCGCACCTGGGAGCACGCCGTCCCCAAGACGGCTCGGCCCGTCGGCCCCCGCATCAGCGTCCAGTTCCGCCCCCGCGGCGTCCGCTAG
- a CDS encoding methylenetetrahydrofolate reductase has translation MQESTAGHERPVRSFELICEIEPPTRPDLTHARHQIGVLSPVTDAFLIPDNHIGRATVSSIAVAHEVQTMGGRSIACVNSRDRNLLGFRRDLLTAAAYGVEEFLFVHGDKPTAGNRTSDLTVRAMMDEARAASEDPVFADMPAFRVGAAAGLRPLPTWKRAADFLFVQVSYSVDALLRWRDAHPVELPIYAGVMVLASAGMARRLAATIPDIDIPDDLVQAVERDQAAGVEAACDQVLRLRDSGAFAGVHLVPVSRYRQVATRLEDLL, from the coding sequence ATGCAGGAATCCACGGCGGGTCACGAACGTCCGGTGCGCAGCTTCGAGCTGATCTGCGAGATCGAGCCGCCGACCCGGCCGGACCTGACCCACGCCCGCCACCAGATCGGCGTCCTGAGCCCCGTCACCGACGCGTTCCTGATCCCCGACAACCACATCGGACGCGCGACGGTGTCGAGCATCGCCGTCGCCCACGAGGTGCAGACGATGGGGGGACGCAGCATCGCCTGCGTGAACTCCCGCGACCGTAACCTGCTCGGCTTCCGCCGCGACCTGCTCACCGCCGCGGCCTACGGCGTCGAGGAATTCCTGTTCGTCCACGGCGACAAACCCACCGCCGGGAACCGGACCAGCGACCTGACCGTGCGCGCGATGATGGACGAGGCCCGCGCGGCCAGCGAGGATCCGGTCTTCGCGGACATGCCGGCGTTCCGGGTCGGCGCCGCGGCCGGCCTACGTCCACTGCCCACATGGAAACGAGCGGCCGACTTCCTGTTCGTACAGGTCAGCTACTCGGTGGACGCCCTGCTGCGCTGGCGCGACGCCCATCCGGTCGAACTGCCGATCTACGCCGGCGTCATGGTCCTCGCGAGCGCCGGGATGGCCCGCCGCCTCGCCGCGACCATCCCCGACATCGACATCCCCGACGACCTCGTCCAAGCAGTCGAACGGGACCAAGCGGCCGGGGTCGAAGCGGCCTGCGACCAGGTGCTACGGCTGCGCGACAGCGGCGCCTTCGCCGGTGTGCACCTCGTCCCGGTCAGCCGCTACCGCCAGGTCGCCACCCGACTTGAGGACCTTCTCTAA
- a CDS encoding aminoglycoside phosphotransferase family protein, whose translation MASRRRNTDLRFSSGRDPHTASLHGADSAREGDAGRRWLEQLPALVADLLTDWRLEPAGDPMHGQVALVLPVRRHTGENCTLKVSWPDEETRHEPAALQAWAGHGAVLLLAVDHRRGAMLLERLDSSMTLQEQPIARALDVAASVLRELHVPAPAGLPTTTATAERWHHTLAHEWRRLGEPGPARLIDAATMTCGHLSHDPTPPVLLHGDFHFANVLAGTRQPWNAIDPKPLTGNPEYDLLPLLRNRWDDITASPQPAQAVRQRIDTLVEATGLDRTKAHAWAFIRSVDDALWGHAQHDTQFEAIAWEIAHALST comes from the coding sequence GTGGCGTCCCGCCGACGCAACACCGACCTCCGGTTTAGTTCAGGCCGTGACCCGCATACCGCCAGCCTTCACGGCGCTGACAGCGCCCGCGAGGGCGACGCGGGCCGCCGCTGGCTCGAACAACTTCCCGCCCTCGTCGCCGACCTGCTCACAGATTGGCGCCTTGAGCCGGCCGGCGACCCGATGCACGGCCAGGTCGCCCTTGTGCTGCCCGTCCGGCGGCACACCGGCGAAAACTGCACGCTGAAAGTCTCCTGGCCCGACGAGGAAACCCGCCACGAACCAGCCGCACTCCAGGCATGGGCGGGCCACGGCGCGGTCCTGCTTCTGGCTGTCGACCACCGACGAGGCGCCATGCTCCTCGAACGCCTCGACTCCTCCATGACCCTGCAAGAACAGCCGATCGCCCGCGCGCTCGACGTCGCGGCGTCGGTCCTGCGCGAGCTGCACGTCCCTGCACCGGCGGGCCTGCCGACGACCACCGCGACCGCCGAGCGGTGGCACCACACGCTCGCCCACGAATGGCGCCGACTCGGCGAACCGGGACCCGCCCGCCTCATCGACGCCGCCACCATGACCTGCGGCCACCTCTCGCACGACCCCACACCCCCGGTCCTGCTACACGGCGACTTTCACTTCGCCAACGTGCTCGCCGGCACCCGCCAGCCCTGGAACGCCATCGACCCCAAACCGCTCACCGGCAACCCTGAATACGACCTGCTACCGCTGCTACGCAACCGCTGGGACGACATCACCGCCAGCCCCCAGCCCGCCCAGGCAGTCCGCCAGAGGATCGACACCCTCGTGGAAGCCACCGGACTCGACCGGACAAAAGCCCACGCCTGGGCCTTCATCCGCAGCGTCGACGACGCACTCTGGGGCCACGCCCAACACGACACCCAGTTCGAAGCGATCGCCTGGGAGATCGCACACGCCCTATCCACATGA